In the Scatophagus argus isolate fScaArg1 chromosome 11, fScaArg1.pri, whole genome shotgun sequence genome, CATGGGGTGACAAGTAAGAGGGAGTTTTTGGAGATGATGGCCTGTGTGAGACCTTTGATTTGTGGAATGAGTGGGTGTGTGAATGGTGAGAGATTTGTTTTCTAAGAGAAGAGTCACTGCAATGTGACTGATGTCCTCGTTGTGGGGAAAGAGGTCTTGGGGGAAGCATGTGTGAGATGGAGGAGTgcactgccctctgctggtagCTCCTGTAGGCTTCCTCCAAGGTTTCAGCCTCCTTCTGCAGCTCCTGGATCCGAGCCTTGGCTTCAGCAACCAGCTCCATGTCGGAGTCTGGAGAGTCTATCCAAGGCAACTTGCGTCCTCTCACAGGCCCACCTGCTTCAGAAAAATTATCATAATCCATCCTGGCCCTCATAAGAGGTCTGCCCATATAGATGTCAGGGGGAACCAGCTTGTCAGCGCTCAGCTCCAATACTGAGCGATCAACAAGAGAAGGCTTGGGGTTACGCAGCACTTCATTTTCAAGAGCTGCCACCATCACATGGATTACACAAAAGAAAGGGagagtggaaagaaaagaaaaagcaaacaagagaAGAGTTGAGAACTAAAGAAGACCAGACATTGTTCAAGagcaaaatcagaaaaaaggGTTGCTACAACTCAGTTCCAAGAACTCTAGACATGCATTTACACTTAGACTCTGGTAACTACCACTGTAACATGTTGTCCTTTCTTGGTTTTGCTAAAATGTTATtctaattgaaaaaaaaaaaaaagagattgttaaaatattttttcaaatatttttcatctctGAGACTTAATGGTCAATAGAATAACACAATCCAAGAAAGCCAGTTTATGAAATGCAGAAGTAAAATTAACTACGCAAGTTATGCACTACTGATTGCAACATAAACAACTACATACAGAAAAGTGACCAAGACGTAGCAGACATGCATGCCCAGTCGTGGGGTACCTTGCTGAGTTTGGCGAAGCTGCATCTTAATGTCCTCCATGTGGTTAGTCATCCACTGCGACTTCTCCTCACATGCTATCAACTGAGCGCTGAGCTGAGCGCACCGCTCCACCTGCAGGAAACACCAGACAACAGGACACCACTCCAGAAATTACTGTACAGGTCAGTCAAAACCAAGACTTAAGGACAAATCACAATAACAATGAAGGAAGAAATTACCCAAAGTGAGACAAAATctggtgtggaaaaaaaaactgaccacATAGTTTCCCACGCTCAGTGAGAGGCTGTGATGTGACTGACCTCAGTCTGGAGCTGTGCCTGCAGCACCTGTTTCTGGTTGTCAAACTCTTCCTCATCCAGCCTGCGAGCGTTCTGCAGCCTCTGTAGCTCAATCTGCAAGGCCAGCTGCTCTTTGGATGGCTTACCTAAATCTGACAGAGGTGTTACCAGAGTCAAAACATCATCTGAAAGTGCACCCAGTTCAGTGTCTGTTTAAGTGGGAAAGCTAGCTGATGAAAAAAGCACTCAGTAAAACACAGACGTTTTTCTGACATAAGGTGTCACTTTAATCTGCTTCAGTTCATGATTTTTGGCTGTACAGAGCTGACCAACACACATGGCTAAATACCATGTTGCTGCCTTTTGTTACTGATGAGGACAGAAGCAGACTGTTCCACTGCCCTGTCCTCAAACAAGAAGAACAGTGTATCCCTCAGAGAGAGGTAACGTTTTGGTTGTCTGCCGTGGGAAGccctctgtgctctctgctcctcttcacTACACTCCGCTTCCTCATTCCCTCACCAGTTCCTTTTTAGAGAGCTGTCTGTGGGAGCTATAAACACAGCACTGAGGCCTCACATTGGCAGGCAAGACACATTCAAAAAGACTGAGCGGAGCCAGAAGCAGTGGGACAGACCAACGTGAATGCTTCACAGTACACTGCATCTCCCACGGCTAACAATGAACCCAGACTCAAACACTCTGAATGTAAAATAGGAAGTGGAATCAcctcagtcagaaaaaaaaaaaactaaaaatagaGGTCCTGATTTCTACTTTTATACATTATGAGCaataacaaacaataataagaaATCGCTTGTACATTATTACACGCAAGAAATCCTGATTCTATTATTCTGGCATGGTAAACTTGCAGCATGCTAAGACTCCTGGGAGGTACTTGGGAACAGCAGCCAGCCCTCACCTGCATGGAGAAGACAGTTTTCCTCTTGGGCCTCTTCCAGCtgtttcttcagcagctgcagctgtgcctgcagctcagctttctctcttttcaagCTTGGGTAGTCGCTCATAGTGTCCAGTCTTTCCTTCAACAGCTCCTTCTGCTGACACAGCAGAGAAATCTGCTGCTGTGCCGTGTCTAGCTCAATCTGGAAGATGAcagaaaagacatgaaaagacAATGACATCACACTGACTGAAAGTTTTGCCAGAATAAAAGGATTCAGTTATTTAGTAGGACTTATATAAAATATTgaatatatgcatatatatgaAATATTGTGCGTATCGCTTaatgaagaagatgaagttAACTCCACTGTGACTTGGGTTTTGTTGTTTACCTGCAGTCGTCTCAGCTCTGAACACACCCTGCTGTGCTCCTCTAATCTGGCATCAATGGCAGCTGACTCCTTTTGGATTCGAGCAGTTTCCACTAACAAATGATAAGAATGTAAACATGATCAAAATGTGTGAGGTAGCAGACCAGTCTGTGAACTTCCATTAATCTAAATACTcacctctgtttctgttctcgTTCTCAGTCAGTCTTTCTGTTCTCTTGACAAACTCTTCCTTCAACTCAAGCTGATACCTGATTTTATAAAAACATAAGAACCACAATGAAAAAGAGACCTCAAACTAAATCACGAAATACCATTTTAAGTCCATGTGTCCTTTTCTAATGATGAGCTGGCACCTGAAGACTTGCTAACACAATTTATCATTTGGTCAAGTGGATAGTCAGGTTGCTGGTATTAATGTATGTTATTCCATGGTCATAGCTGCTGGAACTGGGCAACCggtcattttaaaatgatgataaattgATGGTTATACCTATAGTGTACTTTATTTGATACCTCAGCATGCTGAACTGCTCACTGTGTCAAATACACGTTGCTACACAGCACACCACAGATTGGCTTATAGCCTCTGTGGCAGTGGGCCCATCACCTGTTGGTACTGGGTCATTTTCCAGCCTAAGTAAACATTCACTGCAACAGTACATAACTGCATAAGTCACAGTTTGATGTCATAACAAATAAGAAGCATATTTACATATTCCGTTTTCTCCTACGGGGGTCTAAACATGTGTAAAGTACCAAATTTCAACTATCCTGATTCACCAAGAATTCCCTGTGAGACTCACTCACAGCATTCAGAACAgtttcaaacattttgctgCAGAATGGAATAAATTTTGTGAGACTTAACATTTCCAACAGGACACTTTAAACCTCAGAAACGCTGACATTCCCTTGTAGCACAATGACAATATCCATAAGAGGAATAAGTACTTTAAGCTTGAGAGGTAATGCAAACAGGATGGAGGAAATATGTTAAATGCGACTGCATGTGTATGAATACATCTAACCGGTGGTGAAGACCTGAACCACAAAGAAGCTGTACAAATAAGACCTCTGTAAAATTACCTAGAAAGTTCTTTCCTCAGCCTTTGGTCGTACGTGTCCTCCATAGTCTTCACTGCcatttctctcctcctcagcagctcTTCGGTGGTCTTAACCTTCTCCTCATGAATTTGACAAGTCCTATCATCATGCGAACACAGTAACATTCTCTATAAATCAGTGGTCACAATCCAAGAGTTCAACACCTCTTTACTAACATAAATGGTTCAAAACATACTTTTCAAAACCCTCCACTCTCATCCTcagctcattttctctgttccGCAGTGTTTCAATTTCTTTCAGGACCGATTGTCTCTGcatatacacatttttttcttcaatctaaagaaaagagagaaaaaaataagtctTCAATTACATTAAAGCAACTGGAAACTAAATCAATGAATACTTTGATGTTGAAAGCTTGTTATTGTGTCACAGTGTGATTTAATGGGGTTAGCctccagagaaaaacaaacaaacaaacaaaaaaaaaaaacaacagagcacaaCATTAGCAGTAACCCacctcttgttgtttttgtaaccGATCGATGGCATTTTTCTCCCGGTCCATCAACGCCTTCGCCTTCATTTCATAAGTCCTCTCCAATTCATGCTTCAGCTTATCAAATTCTTTATGAAATTTAGCTTTTTCTTCCATCCTCACCTTAGAGATTTCAACATCTTTGAAATGTTGCATCTTGTGAAACAAAGAACACAGCATTGAGGCCACACAAAAACTAAGATAATGCTATATGATCATATATTAGCATTGCATTTCCATCTTCTAAAAGGTTGTTTCTTGCTTTTATGAGAATGTACCAGTATTTCATACAGTTTCTGATTCATTAACTTCATAGAAAATTATATGCACCTTTGTGTTCATTTCCACTTGGAACTGTGCCTCAACTTCCTTTCTGTAAGCAGCCAGTTTTGATTGGAATGAAAACAGTCGGTCCCCACTGTAATTGAAGCTCTCATATTCCTTATCGATCATCTTCATTTTCTCAACTGTATAAGGAAGAAAGAACACTTGAAAAAATGTGCGCTGCAAAGCATGTGTGTGGAATTTAAGACATTATGACTTCATACCAAGAGACTCTCCATAACTTCCTGTGCTGATTGTCTGAGTGTCAGCGTCGTGGCACAAACGATGAGAATAATGTTGCGTTAGCTGTGTTAGAAGGCTGAGAAGAAACCCTGCTAAACAAGGAGAAAACATATCAAGCACAGGCTCTGAGGGCAGAAGcagctttattaaaaaaacccaaaaaactaaCAGAATACAGCACATACCTTTATCATCTTTGATCAAAgactgtaaaaaaatgaaaaaaaaatactattacTACTAACAGTATTAATTTCTTATTTCTCCTGATTCCAACAACAAGATTTGACAACCTAAATGATGTCATTAATTACCAGGGATCGGTAAAGGGCAGATTCGGGCCTAATTTTCAAAAGCTGAAGAAGGTCTCCTTTTGTGGAAACCTGCCAAAATGGAGACCAAAACCTTCATTTGCAATGATAATCTTTAAACTTGATAATCTTTGATAATCTTTAAGCtacaataaacacagacaatgCAGTATGTGCTCACCTTGTCCTTGCATAGGCCACTTTCAGGGCAGAATACAGAAAGGGTGTACTCATACCCAGAAGTGCGGAGATGATCAGCCACTATGCTGTTACAGGCTGAGACCAACAGGGGCTCAGACTTGACAGGTACTGGTCTGAGAACTGGTTCTGCTCCACTCAGAGGTGGGTGTTTTAACTCCTGGATGAGCTGATTTCGCATCTGTGTCTGGATCCAATCAGAAGAGTGAATGAGAACAAGAAGGATGAAGACCAATCTAATTCAGAGTTGACTCGGCCaacatgaaataacaaaaacgtTAGGAGTATGACTTACTTTCAGAGTATCAAGCACTCCTTTATTCTTAAAAGTCTGATAGAGTCTTTTCCGCAGCTCATCTGGGGATAGCGTGTCTTCCTTAGTCGAGGACATAACTGTCGGGTGTTGTTATGGAGATCCCGACATAGGAGTGTCAAAAGTAGCTAACGCGACGAGCTAATTTACAGAACAAAACCCTCAGTTTTCAAGAACTTGCAAAGTTCTtacctgtgtgtctgttatATATCTATCTTAACAATACCTGATATGATTTCTCAAAAGTCTTTCGtctaaaaaaaacagaaaaagctctCCATTAACCAGCCTAATTGCCAAAAACTATCTCAGGCTTCTTTTGCAGGAGGCGTGCCTCCAACATTTAAATCCGTCAACGGAAATTCTTGTTCCGGGGAGTCTCACGGTTATGACGtaacaaaaaaagcagcaatttattttttattgcaatCACATAGTCGCTCgtattttaatttatatcaATATTGAATGCTATTGATCtaaactgttaaactgtctAAACCCTTAACGGTTTTACAACAAGTGACCGATAAATATTTGTACAATGTCGTCATCTTTTTGCGACTGCTCCCACCGCCCTCCAGGAAGCAAAATTAACAGGTAAACAAACGTCGGTTGTGTCAAAGTAatactctttcttttttgtacttACATTGCgttcttgttattttttactTGCATTATGTTTACTTTAGTTTGACAAGAATAATTTAAAGAATTAAAGCGACGCCAGGCGATCGTGGACCTCTGCGCTtaacgttagcatgctagctgagatattcacattcatttgtGTTATTAACATT is a window encoding:
- the ofd1 gene encoding oral-facial-digital syndrome 1 protein homolog isoform X2, which translates into the protein MSSTKEDTLSPDELRKRLYQTFKNKGVLDTLKTQMRNQLIQELKHPPLSGAEPVLRPVPVKSEPLLVSACNSIVADHLRTSGYEYTLSVFCPESGLCKDKVSTKGDLLQLLKIRPESALYRSLSLIKDDKGFLLSLLTQLTQHYSHRLCHDADTQTISTGSYGESLVEKMKMIDKEYESFNYSGDRLFSFQSKLAAYRKEVEAQFQVEMNTKMQHFKDVEISKVRMEEKAKFHKEFDKLKHELERTYEMKAKALMDREKNAIDRLQKQQEIEEKNVYMQRQSVLKEIETLRNRENELRMRVEGFEKTCQIHEEKVKTTEELLRRREMAVKTMEDTYDQRLRKELSRYQLELKEEFVKRTERLTENENRNRVETARIQKESAAIDARLEEHSRVCSELRRLQIELDTAQQQISLLCQQKELLKERLDTMSDYPSLKREKAELQAQLQLLKKQLEEAQEENCLLHADLGKPSKEQLALQIELQRLQNARRLDEEEFDNQKQVLQAQLQTEVERCAQLSAQLIACEEKSQWMTNHMEDIKMQLRQTQQALENEVLRNPKPSLVDRSVLELSADKLVPPDIYMGRPLMRARMDYDNFSEAGGPVRGRKLPWIDSPDSDMELVAEAKARIQELQKEAETLEEAYRSYQQRAVHSSISHMLPPRPLSPQRGHQSHCSDSSLRKQISHHSHTHSFHKSKVSHRPSSPKTPSYLSPHDTRNTIPTVQQKVTFSEDRNQPQSTVFTDHNLHSFTEHLFPRDGCPQDGGSPPFSHASTTPHSSSRKKLQREISQEAAVSPVAFPEMASDRHIPCGPHDEVATSGDLSSELSPPQSPQLKSTARNQSSPPKLSPVLSSLESSPQPEKISLEDLTGILSEPGHIPELLLDTAVPLSEEAPDGPAAPRPPDLPEDPVDLQGQAEVPQTSGESTKGKGEEDEEQRWERERKERQERRQREQEEARERELQELERLDKEMLSQDVEHPRQEAEEDEETGIKKGGDEVQKQEVNNDGEEAKGENPLEKYMKMVLEAREKQQLAQSPGSQEGHTSPEAKSLSEEKDNSIAAYSHKDEDDDFW
- the ofd1 gene encoding oral-facial-digital syndrome 1 protein homolog isoform X1 gives rise to the protein MSSTKEDTLSPDELRKRLYQTFKNKGVLDTLKTQMRNQLIQELKHPPLSGAEPVLRPVPVKSEPLLVSACNSIVADHLRTSGYEYTLSVFCPESGLCKDKVSTKGDLLQLLKIRPESALYRSLSLIKDDKAGFLLSLLTQLTQHYSHRLCHDADTQTISTGSYGESLVEKMKMIDKEYESFNYSGDRLFSFQSKLAAYRKEVEAQFQVEMNTKMQHFKDVEISKVRMEEKAKFHKEFDKLKHELERTYEMKAKALMDREKNAIDRLQKQQEIEEKNVYMQRQSVLKEIETLRNRENELRMRVEGFEKTCQIHEEKVKTTEELLRRREMAVKTMEDTYDQRLRKELSRYQLELKEEFVKRTERLTENENRNRVETARIQKESAAIDARLEEHSRVCSELRRLQIELDTAQQQISLLCQQKELLKERLDTMSDYPSLKREKAELQAQLQLLKKQLEEAQEENCLLHADLGKPSKEQLALQIELQRLQNARRLDEEEFDNQKQVLQAQLQTEVERCAQLSAQLIACEEKSQWMTNHMEDIKMQLRQTQQALENEVLRNPKPSLVDRSVLELSADKLVPPDIYMGRPLMRARMDYDNFSEAGGPVRGRKLPWIDSPDSDMELVAEAKARIQELQKEAETLEEAYRSYQQRAVHSSISHMLPPRPLSPQRGHQSHCSDSSLRKQISHHSHTHSFHKSKVSHRPSSPKTPSYLSPHDTRNTIPTVQQKVTFSEDRNQPQSTVFTDHNLHSFTEHLFPRDGCPQDGGSPPFSHASTTPHSSSRKKLQREISQEAAVSPVAFPEMASDRHIPCGPHDEVATSGDLSSELSPPQSPQLKSTARNQSSPPKLSPVLSSLESSPQPEKISLEDLTGILSEPGHIPELLLDTAVPLSEEAPDGPAAPRPPDLPEDPVDLQGQAEVPQTSGESTKGKGEEDEEQRWERERKERQERRQREQEEARERELQELERLDKEMLSQDVEHPRQEAEEDEETGIKKGGDEVQKQEVNNDGEEAKGENPLEKYMKMVLEAREKQQLAQSPGSQEGHTSPEAKSLSEEKDNSIAAYSHKDEDDDFW